A single region of the Elgaria multicarinata webbii isolate HBS135686 ecotype San Diego chromosome 14, rElgMul1.1.pri, whole genome shotgun sequence genome encodes:
- the LOC134408742 gene encoding cysteine-rich protein 1-like translates to MPKCPRCQKDVYFAEKVTSLGKDWHQPHLKCEKCNKTLTSGGHAEHDGKPYCNHPCYAALFEPKAFGRRGAESHTFK, encoded by the coding sequence ATGCCCAAGTGCCCTCGCTGCCAGAAGGATGTCTACTTCGCTGAAAAAGTGACCTCGCTGGGTAAAGACTGGCATCAGCCACACCTGAAGTGTGAAAAATGTAACAAGACCCTGACTTCAGGTGGCCACGCAGAGCATGATGGGAAGCCTTATTGCAACCACCCCTGCTACGCTGCATTGTTCGAACCCAAAGCATTTGGCCGTAGAGGTGCTGAAAGCCACACATTCAAATAA